The Pyxidicoccus sp. MSG2 DNA segment GGCCAGCAGCGTGACGTAGAGGCAGCGGGCGCCCCCTCGCGCCTGGTGGTAGCAGAGCTGGTTGGCGAGGAGTGTCTTCCCCGCGCCGGGCTCGCCCACGACGATGTAGACGCCGGATGGAACCAGGCCGCCGCCCAGCACGGAGTCGAGCCCTGGCACACCCGTGGACACACGCGCATCCGCTCTCGCGGGCTGCTCGGAAGAGGACATGATGGCCGCTCATACCGTAAACGCCCACGACGCGCCCCTCTATTGAAACCGAAACGTCGCACACCGGTGGGCACGTGTTCGCCACGCGCCCCACTGGCCGCCTGGGGCCCGGGGCGGCGCCCGTGAAACGCGGCCATGCGGCGCCCCCCTCACCGACGGAATGTTGGTGCATGGAGGACGCGAGCCATGGCGGACATCCAGCCAGCCCCGGCGGGCCCCCCTGCGTCAGGTCCCCCGGACGGCCACGAGACGGCGCGGGAGCTGTCCCAGGTCTGGCGCGAGCACGAGGAGCTCATCGACAGCATCGACGGCATCGTCTGGGAGGCCGACCCGTCCTTCCGCTTCACGCTCGTGAGCAAGCAGGCGGAGCGGCTGCTCGGGTACCCGGTGCGGCGCTGGTACGAGGAGCCGGACTTCTGGGTGGAGCACCTGCACCCGGATGACCGCGAGTGGGCGGCGTCCTACTGCCGTGAAGCGGCGGAGCAGTGCCTGCCCCACGAGTTCGAGTACCGGATGCTGGCGGCCGACGGGCAGGTCGTCTGGCTTCGAGACCTCGTCACCGTGATGACCGACCCGGACGGGCGGCCCGCGCGGCTGCGCGGCATCATGGTGGACGTCACCGCGCAGCGCGGGACGCAGGAGCACCTGGAGCGCACGGTGGCGCTGCTGGAGGCCACGCTCGAGTCGACGGCGGACGGGCTGCTGGTGGTGGGGCTCGACGGCCGCATCCGGGCCTGCAACCGCCGCTTCCATCAAATCTGGGAGCTCGACATGACACAGGTGGGCACGCGGGACGCGCCGCTGCTCCGGGAGGTGAGAGGCAAGCTGAAGGACCCGGAGGGCTTCATGGCGCGCGTGCAGGCGCTCTATGACACCCCGTGGGAGGAGAGCTTCGACACCGTCGAGCTGCGCGACGGGCGGACCGTGGAGCGCTACTCGCTGCCCCAGCGGCAGCGCGGCGTCATCACCGGCCGCGTCTGGAGCTTCCGGGACGTCTCCGCGCGCGTGCAGGCGGAGCGCGAGCGCGAGCAACTCCTTCGCGACGCGAACGAGGCCATCCAGGTGCGCGACGACTTCCTCTCCATCGCCTCGCACGAGCTGAAGACGCCGCTGACGCCGCTGCGGCTGAACCTCCAGTTGCTGAAGCAGGCGCTGGAGTCGGACCAGCCCGTCACGCCCGGGCGCGTGGACAAGGCG contains these protein-coding regions:
- a CDS encoding PAS domain-containing sensor histidine kinase yields the protein MADIQPAPAGPPASGPPDGHETARELSQVWREHEELIDSIDGIVWEADPSFRFTLVSKQAERLLGYPVRRWYEEPDFWVEHLHPDDREWAASYCREAAEQCLPHEFEYRMLAADGQVVWLRDLVTVMTDPDGRPARLRGIMVDVTAQRGTQEHLERTVALLEATLESTADGLLVVGLDGRIRACNRRFHQIWELDMTQVGTRDAPLLREVRGKLKDPEGFMARVQALYDTPWEESFDTVELRDGRTVERYSLPQRQRGVITGRVWSFRDVSARVQAEREREQLLRDANEAIQVRDDFLSIASHELKTPLTPLRLNLQLLKQALESDQPVTPGRVDKALGQVRRLSALVNDLLDASCVGEGRMELQRMPMSLPELVREVFSDFRAVSDAQHPLTYEGPEEDVLIQGDRGRLSQVLTNLLENALKYSPLGGAVRVSLTHSGGDAVVTVADSGIGIPKEELAHLFERFFRARNAPVSGFGGLGLGLYICRDIIDRHGGHIWVESELGRGSAFHVSLPVLATRMQQEERV